In Streptomyces sp. NBC_00433, a single genomic region encodes these proteins:
- a CDS encoding amino acid deaminase/aldolase, whose protein sequence is MSERTADRTRYDRATAHLDAPVAVVDLAAFDANADDLARRAGGKPIRIATKSVRCRALLERALEHDGFAGLMSFTLAESLWLARAGHTDVLLAYPSADRAAYAELAADPKLAAAVTVMVDDVAQLDLIDAARGSGTETVRVCLELDTSLRKLAGRLRIGALRSSLHDPEPLAALARTITARPGFRLVGIMAYEGHIAGVGDAVRGRPARSLAIRLMQSAARKELAARRAEAVRAVRAVEPGLEFVNGGGTGSVQHTAVEAAVTEIAAGSGLYLPRLFDNYTSFRGRPAALFAQPVVRRPGVGVVTVLGGGYPASGAAGGDRLPVPYLPEGLRYDPQEGPGEVQTPLLGSAADDLLIGDKVWFRHAKAGEMCERFAELHLIEGDEVTAVVPTYRGEGKTFL, encoded by the coding sequence ATGTCAGAGCGCACAGCCGACCGCACCCGGTACGACCGGGCCACCGCCCATCTCGACGCCCCGGTGGCCGTCGTGGACCTGGCCGCCTTCGACGCGAACGCCGATGACCTGGCGCGGCGGGCCGGGGGCAAGCCGATCCGGATCGCGACGAAGTCGGTACGGTGCCGGGCGCTGCTGGAACGCGCCCTGGAGCACGACGGCTTCGCGGGCCTGATGTCGTTCACGCTCGCCGAGTCGCTGTGGCTGGCCAGGGCGGGCCACACCGACGTCCTGCTGGCCTACCCCTCGGCGGACCGCGCCGCCTACGCCGAACTGGCCGCCGACCCCAAGCTCGCGGCCGCGGTCACCGTGATGGTGGACGATGTGGCGCAGCTCGACCTGATCGACGCGGCCCGCGGCTCGGGCACCGAGACGGTCAGGGTCTGCCTGGAACTCGACACCAGCCTGCGCAAGCTGGCCGGGCGGCTGCGGATCGGGGCGCTGCGCTCGTCCTTGCACGACCCGGAGCCGCTGGCGGCCCTGGCGCGTACGATCACCGCCCGGCCGGGCTTCCGGCTGGTGGGCATCATGGCCTACGAGGGGCATATCGCGGGTGTCGGCGACGCGGTGCGGGGGCGGCCCGCGCGGTCGCTCGCGATACGCCTGATGCAGTCCGCCGCGCGCAAGGAGCTGGCGGCGCGCAGGGCCGAGGCCGTACGGGCGGTGCGGGCTGTCGAGCCGGGGCTGGAGTTCGTCAACGGCGGCGGCACAGGGAGTGTGCAGCACACCGCCGTGGAGGCCGCGGTCACGGAGATCGCGGCGGGCTCCGGCCTCTACCTGCCGCGGCTCTTCGACAACTACACGTCATTCCGCGGCCGCCCGGCCGCGCTCTTCGCGCAGCCCGTGGTGCGCCGCCCTGGCGTCGGTGTGGTCACCGTGCTCGGTGGCGGCTACCCGGCCTCGGGGGCGGCGGGCGGCGACCGGCTGCCGGTGCCGTATCTGCCCGAGGGGCTGCGTTACGACCCGCAGGAGGGGCCGGGCGAGGTGCAGACCCCGCTGCTGGGGTCGGCCGCGGACGATCTGCTGATCGGCGACAAGGTGTGGTTCCGGCACGCGAAGGCCGGGGAGATGTGCGAGCGGTTCGCCGAGCTGCACCTGATAGAGGGCGACGAGGTGACGGCGGTGGTGCCGACCTACCGCGGCGAGGGCAAGACCTTCCTGTGA
- the mycP gene encoding type VII secretion-associated serine protease mycosin has protein sequence MTRRITLPVRAVAVVAAAGALLAVGGGPAAADTVRDREWALAALHAQKAWETSKGAGVTVAVLDTGVDATHPDLTGQVLAGKDMVGFGSSRGDKTWANHGTGMAAIIAGHGHGTGDGKGVLGIAPEAKILPVRVILEEKDPQRDKARKSRGGALPEGIRWAADHGADVINLSLGDDSATAAPVAAEADAIQYALGKGVVVVASAGNSGDKADRSSYPAAYPGVIAVAAVDQSGGHPAFSTHRWYAAVAAPGEDVVIADPNRKYYDGLGTSAASAYVSGAAALLRSAYPKLSPLQIKQVLQDTTRHKPKGGRSDEMGTGEIDPAAALAAAAKLTPGPVAPAAATYPHRYFGSGPDPLPVPAAGSSVLGNGVAAAFGAVGAVLIALAALLWFRPRRSTPAGDVTPPDRVPEWR, from the coding sequence ATGACCCGCCGCATCACCCTGCCGGTCAGGGCGGTCGCCGTCGTCGCGGCCGCCGGCGCGCTGCTCGCCGTGGGCGGCGGGCCCGCCGCCGCGGACACCGTCAGGGACCGGGAATGGGCGCTGGCGGCGCTGCACGCGCAGAAGGCCTGGGAGACCAGCAAGGGCGCGGGAGTGACCGTCGCCGTGCTCGACACCGGGGTGGACGCCACCCATCCCGACCTCACCGGCCAGGTGCTGGCGGGCAAGGACATGGTCGGGTTCGGGTCCTCCCGGGGGGACAAGACGTGGGCCAACCACGGCACCGGGATGGCCGCGATCATCGCCGGGCACGGACATGGGACGGGTGACGGCAAGGGCGTGCTCGGGATCGCGCCCGAGGCGAAGATCCTGCCGGTGCGGGTGATCCTGGAGGAGAAGGACCCGCAGCGCGACAAGGCAAGGAAGAGCCGGGGCGGGGCGCTGCCCGAGGGCATCAGGTGGGCCGCCGACCACGGCGCCGACGTCATCAACCTCTCCCTCGGGGACGACAGCGCGACCGCCGCACCGGTCGCCGCCGAGGCCGACGCCATCCAGTACGCCCTCGGCAAGGGCGTCGTGGTGGTCGCCTCCGCGGGCAACAGCGGTGACAAGGCGGACCGTTCCTCCTACCCGGCGGCCTACCCGGGCGTGATCGCGGTGGCCGCGGTCGACCAGAGCGGCGGCCACCCGGCCTTCTCCACCCACCGCTGGTACGCCGCGGTGGCCGCGCCCGGCGAGGACGTGGTGATCGCCGACCCGAACCGCAAGTATTACGACGGCCTGGGCACGAGTGCCGCCTCCGCCTACGTGTCGGGCGCGGCCGCGCTGCTCAGGTCCGCGTATCCGAAGCTGAGCCCGCTGCAGATCAAGCAGGTGCTCCAGGACACCACCCGGCACAAGCCCAAGGGCGGCAGGAGCGACGAGATGGGCACCGGCGAGATCGACCCGGCCGCGGCGCTCGCCGCGGCCGCGAAGCTCACGCCGGGACCGGTCGCGCCCGCCGCGGCGACCTATCCGCACCGCTACTTCGGCTCGGGCCCAGACCCGCTGCCGGTGCCGGCCGCCGGGTCGAGCGTCCTCGGCAACGGCGTCGCCGCCGCCTTCGGCGCCGTCGGCGCGGTGCTGATCGCACTGGCCGCGCTGCTGTGGTTCCGGCCGCGGCGGTCCACCCCCGCGGGCGACGTGACCCCGCCGGATAGAGTGCCCGAGTGGCGCTGA
- a CDS encoding SseB family protein, which produces MALKNIPDPGYADDDGSAAPALTAALAAWDADRGQEGAVIEALRTARLLVPVIAVLGEAETGEDGLRREKSSDMAVPTIQAPGGRKALPAFTSTAALARWRQDARPVAVPLHQALRALAQEGADTLLIDLAGPVAYELTGAALRSAADGPGHGEPLADPAVRAALRAAVAAEPGVARAHLTPGTDSDGTLGLVLAPGADVVRTGQALAAALAADDTLRAGLRRGIDLALLPPDATLPGEPLFTR; this is translated from the coding sequence GTGGCGCTGAAGAACATCCCCGACCCCGGTTACGCCGACGACGACGGCTCCGCCGCCCCCGCCCTGACCGCGGCCCTTGCCGCGTGGGACGCGGACCGCGGCCAGGAGGGTGCGGTGATCGAGGCGCTGCGGACCGCCAGGCTGCTGGTGCCGGTGATCGCGGTGCTGGGCGAGGCCGAGACCGGCGAGGACGGGCTGCGCCGGGAGAAGAGCAGCGACATGGCGGTGCCGACCATCCAGGCACCCGGCGGGCGGAAGGCGCTGCCCGCCTTCACCTCCACCGCCGCGCTGGCCCGCTGGCGGCAGGACGCGCGGCCGGTCGCCGTACCGCTGCACCAGGCCTTGCGCGCGCTCGCCCAGGAGGGCGCGGACACGCTGCTGATCGACCTCGCGGGGCCGGTCGCGTACGAGCTGACGGGCGCCGCGCTGCGCAGCGCCGCCGACGGCCCGGGGCACGGCGAACCGCTGGCGGACCCGGCGGTGCGTGCCGCGCTGCGGGCTGCGGTGGCCGCGGAGCCCGGCGTGGCGCGCGCCCACCTGACTCCCGGCACCGACAGCGACGGCACCCTCGGCCTGGTCCTCGCGCCCGGCGCGGACGTCGTACGCACCGGGCAGGCGCTGGCCGCCGCCCTGGCCGCGGACGACACGCTGCGCGCGGGGCTGCGCCGAGGCATCGACCTGGCCCTGCTGCCGCCGGACGCCACGCTGCCGGGGGAACCGCTCTTCACCCGCTGA
- a CDS encoding MIP family channel protein, with the protein MDMRTITENRTPEDERAFICEFLGTLVLVFFAVGAAVLSGQFIGTLGIALAFGLILLAVAYAVGPISGSQLNPAVTLGMLVARRISVRTAVEYWIAQFLGAIVGAALLLLVAKQVPALQTHGAFGTNGYGFRSAVGINIFGSFVAELILTFLLVFMYLAVTHRIALIGFAGLPIGMAYAVIHLIGIPLTGTGVNPARSLAPALFAGSPALTQVWLFLVAPLVGAVLAAFVHEVTHPALAAVRAARAAAAESETAARALGEEG; encoded by the coding sequence ATGGACATGCGAACGATCACCGAGAACCGGACGCCCGAGGACGAGCGTGCGTTCATCTGCGAATTCCTCGGCACCCTGGTGCTGGTCTTCTTCGCGGTGGGCGCGGCCGTGCTCTCCGGGCAGTTCATCGGCACCCTGGGCATCGCGCTCGCGTTCGGCCTGATCCTGCTCGCCGTCGCCTACGCCGTCGGCCCGATCTCGGGCAGCCAGCTGAACCCGGCGGTCACCCTGGGCATGCTGGTCGCGCGGCGGATCTCGGTGCGTACCGCTGTCGAATACTGGATCGCCCAGTTCCTCGGCGCCATCGTGGGCGCCGCGCTGCTGCTGCTGGTCGCCAAGCAGGTGCCGGCGCTCCAGACGCACGGCGCCTTCGGCACCAACGGCTACGGATTCCGCTCGGCGGTCGGCATCAACATCTTCGGGTCCTTCGTAGCCGAGCTGATCCTGACCTTCCTGCTGGTCTTCATGTATCTCGCGGTCACCCACCGGATCGCGCTGATCGGCTTCGCCGGGCTGCCGATCGGCATGGCCTACGCCGTGATCCACCTGATCGGCATCCCGCTGACCGGTACCGGTGTGAACCCGGCCCGCAGCCTGGCCCCCGCGCTCTTCGCGGGCAGTCCGGCGCTGACACAGGTGTGGCTGTTCCTGGTGGCGCCCCTGGTCGGCGCGGTCCTGGCCGCGTTCGTGCACGAGGTCACCCACCCGGCGCTGGCCGCGGTCCGCGCGGCCAGGGCGGCGGCCGCCGAGTCGGAGACCGCCGCCAGGGCGCTGGGAGAAGAGGGCTGA